In the Sus scrofa isolate TJ Tabasco breed Duroc chromosome 6, Sscrofa11.1, whole genome shotgun sequence genome, one interval contains:
- the FABP3 gene encoding fatty acid-binding protein, heart, producing MVDAFAGTWKLVDSKNFDDYMKSIGVGFATRQVANMTKPTTIIEVNGDTIIIKTQSTFKSTEISFKLGVEFDETTADDRKVKSIVTLDGGKLVHLQKWNGQETTLVRELVDGKLILTLTHGSAVCTRTYEKEA from the exons ATGGTGGACGCCTTCGCGGGCACCTGGAAGCTAGTGGACAGCAAGAATTTCGATGACTACATGAAGTCAATTG gTGTGGGTTTTGCCACCAGGCAGGTGGCCAACATGACCAAGCCTACCACAATCATCGAAGTGAATGGGGACACAATCATCATAAAAACACAAAGCACCTTCAAGAGCACAGAGATCAGCTTCAAGCTGGGAGTGGAGTTTGATGAGACAACAGCAGATGACAGGAAGGTCAAG TCCATTGTGACACTGGATGGAGGCAAACTTGTCCACCTGCAGAAGTGGAATGGACAAGAGACAACGCTTGTTCGGGAACTAGTTGATGGGAAACTCATCCTG ACACTCACCCATGGCAGTGCAGTTTGCACTCGCACTTACGAGAAAGAGGCATGA